Proteins encoded by one window of Chromobacterium violaceum ATCC 12472:
- a CDS encoding tetratricopeptide repeat protein, whose amino-acid sequence MIPLSPDTLLAARLLAEGDLAGALRAAQAGLQAEPGNAPLWNLLGVCAARLGQAALAEQCWRQALSLDPATPDAHYNLGCLASERDDAAAADAHYRAELARDPDHCSSLGNLGNLLQDAGRLDEAETCFRRRLAIQPGAAAHYQLGRLLAERGRNGEAEAQLRACLDETPDDVEALQLLGRLLEERGEAGEAEAMLRRALESAPGHAAAGNNLGLLLMAQRRWDEAESPLRAAHAAQPGAALPNLASLLLATGRAAEAETLARQALAAEPGRADWLNLLGLALREQGRDEEAGLAWEQGLASVPDHRRLRQNLGYLQLARGDWAAGWAHHEARLESAVYPALPSPRWQGESLAGRRLLVLFEQGYGDAIQFSRYLNPLLEQGAARVVALCREPLSPLFSRQWPQVAWLAMGSGYPAAFPPHDCHVFSMSLPWALRDFEPRAETYLQADPALRQAWRARLPPGRNIGLVWRRPAPSTRSTIAVPCRGRRLCCRCWPIPAPTGFRCSRSRPMSNANGCSNMAWRSGVPNWGISPTARRCWRNWTAWWPWTPRWRTWRARWACLAGCCWPASMWTGAGDGMAKRRRGTTRFVCSAKGAARDGARRSPGCERRNAQRSRLPGCISRSRSDGCLMLRIRK is encoded by the coding sequence ATGATCCCGCTTTCTCCCGACACCCTGCTCGCCGCCCGCCTGCTGGCCGAAGGCGACCTGGCCGGCGCGCTGCGCGCGGCGCAGGCCGGCTTGCAGGCCGAGCCCGGCAACGCGCCGCTGTGGAACCTGCTCGGCGTCTGCGCCGCGCGCCTGGGCCAGGCCGCGCTGGCCGAGCAGTGCTGGCGCCAGGCCTTGTCGCTGGACCCGGCCACGCCGGACGCGCATTACAACCTGGGCTGCCTGGCGTCGGAGCGGGACGACGCGGCCGCCGCCGACGCGCATTACCGCGCCGAATTGGCGCGCGACCCCGATCATTGTTCCAGCCTGGGCAATCTGGGCAATCTGCTGCAGGACGCGGGCCGCCTGGACGAGGCAGAGACCTGCTTCCGCCGCAGGCTGGCCATTCAGCCCGGCGCCGCCGCCCATTACCAGCTGGGCCGGCTGCTGGCTGAGCGGGGCCGGAACGGCGAGGCCGAGGCGCAGCTGCGCGCCTGTCTGGACGAGACGCCCGACGATGTCGAGGCGCTGCAGTTGCTGGGGCGGCTGCTGGAGGAGAGGGGCGAGGCCGGGGAGGCCGAAGCCATGTTGCGGCGCGCGCTGGAATCGGCGCCGGGCCATGCCGCCGCCGGCAACAACCTGGGCTTGCTGCTGATGGCCCAGCGGCGCTGGGACGAGGCGGAGTCGCCGTTGCGCGCCGCCCATGCCGCGCAGCCCGGCGCCGCGCTACCCAATCTGGCCTCGCTGCTGCTGGCCACCGGGCGTGCGGCGGAGGCGGAAACCCTGGCGCGGCAGGCGCTGGCGGCGGAACCCGGCCGCGCCGACTGGCTGAACCTGCTGGGACTGGCCCTGCGGGAGCAGGGCCGGGACGAGGAGGCCGGGCTAGCCTGGGAGCAGGGCCTGGCGTCGGTGCCGGACCACCGCCGCCTGCGGCAGAACCTGGGCTATCTGCAACTGGCGCGCGGCGACTGGGCGGCCGGCTGGGCCCATCACGAGGCCAGGCTGGAGTCGGCCGTCTATCCCGCCTTGCCGTCGCCGCGCTGGCAGGGCGAGAGCCTGGCGGGACGACGGCTGCTGGTGTTGTTCGAGCAGGGCTATGGCGACGCCATCCAGTTCAGCCGCTATCTGAATCCGCTGCTTGAACAGGGCGCGGCGCGCGTCGTCGCGCTATGCCGCGAGCCGCTGTCGCCGTTGTTTTCCCGGCAATGGCCGCAGGTGGCGTGGCTGGCGATGGGGAGCGGCTACCCGGCGGCGTTCCCGCCGCACGACTGTCATGTTTTTTCCATGAGCCTGCCATGGGCCTTGCGCGATTTCGAGCCGCGCGCGGAAACCTATCTGCAGGCCGATCCGGCGCTGCGGCAGGCCTGGCGCGCGCGTTTGCCGCCTGGACGCAACATCGGCCTGGTCTGGCGCCGGCCCGCGCCGAGCACCCGTTCGACCATTGCCGTTCCTTGCCGGGGCCGGAGGCTTTGCTGCCGCTGCTGGCCGATCCCGGCGCCAACTGGATTTCGCTGCAGCCGGAGCCGACCGATGTCGAACGCCAATGGTTGCTCGAACATGGCGTGGCGGAGTGGGGTTCCCAATTGGGGGATTTCGCCGACAGCGCGGCGCTGCTGGCGGAACTGGACGGCCTGGTGGCCGTGGACACCGCGATGGCGCACCTGGCGGGCGCGCTGGGCCTGCCTTGCCGGCTGCTGTTGGCCGGCGAGCATGTGGACTGGCGCTGGGGATGGGATGGCGAAGCGACGCCGTGGTACGACTCGGTTCGTCTGCAGCGCCAAAGGCGCGGCGAGGGATGGCGCGAGACGATCGCCCGGCTGTGAGCGGCGGAACGCCCAGCGCAGCCGGTTGCCGGGCTGCATCAGCCGGTCCCGGAGCGACGGCTGTTTGATGCTGCGCATCCGCAAGTAG
- a CDS encoding FAD-binding oxidoreductase, protein MNDFLTQLAAIVGPRHLLTADADTAPFTLDWRRRYQGAPLAVALPGDTAEVSALVRLCRAHRVAIVPQGGNTSTCGAATPDGSGRQLVVALRRLNAIRGVDADNNALTVGAGVTLQQAQQAAEAAGRLFPLSLASQGSCQIGGNLSTNAGGVAVLRYGTMRELTLGLEAVLPDGRVLDQLQGLRKDTTGLDLKQLFIGAEGQLGLITAATLKLFPLPSAHATAMVGVGDIETAIDWLNRLRHRFGDRLTAFEVMDASCQQVLLRHHPSLMPFSAPWLILIELSDGGDPAQLNDALAEWLATQDMLDGVIAQNETERRKLWTLREEISESQRKDGPSIKHDIAVPTSALPRLVRDCAADLNQAFPGVRIVAFGHAGDGNLHYNVSFTRPGNADLFDDEPAVNAIVYDHVYRLGGTLAAEHGVGQLKKDWLVRYKDPLALELMRTIKAALDPDGLMNPGKWL, encoded by the coding sequence ATGAACGATTTTCTGACGCAGCTGGCCGCCATCGTCGGCCCGCGGCACCTCCTCACCGCCGACGCCGACACCGCGCCGTTCACGCTGGACTGGCGCCGCCGCTACCAGGGCGCACCGCTGGCCGTGGCGCTGCCGGGCGATACCGCCGAAGTTTCGGCGCTGGTCCGGCTATGCCGCGCGCACCGGGTGGCCATCGTGCCGCAAGGCGGCAACACTTCCACCTGCGGCGCGGCGACGCCGGACGGCAGCGGCCGGCAGCTGGTGGTCGCGCTGCGGCGGCTGAACGCCATCCGCGGCGTGGACGCCGACAACAACGCGCTGACCGTCGGCGCCGGCGTCACCCTGCAGCAGGCGCAGCAGGCGGCCGAAGCCGCCGGCCGGCTGTTTCCGCTGTCGCTGGCCTCGCAGGGCAGCTGCCAGATCGGCGGCAATCTGTCCACCAACGCCGGCGGCGTCGCGGTGCTGCGCTACGGCACCATGCGCGAACTGACGCTGGGGCTGGAGGCGGTGCTGCCGGACGGCCGCGTGCTGGACCAGCTGCAGGGCCTGCGCAAGGACACCACCGGCCTGGACCTGAAGCAGCTGTTCATCGGCGCCGAAGGCCAGCTGGGCCTGATCACCGCCGCCACGCTGAAGCTGTTCCCGCTGCCCAGCGCCCACGCCACCGCGATGGTCGGCGTCGGCGACATCGAAACGGCGATAGACTGGCTGAACCGGCTGCGCCACCGCTTCGGCGACCGGCTGACCGCCTTCGAGGTGATGGACGCCAGCTGCCAGCAGGTGCTGCTGCGCCACCATCCGTCGCTGATGCCGTTCAGCGCGCCGTGGCTGATCCTGATCGAGCTGTCCGACGGCGGCGATCCGGCGCAATTGAACGACGCGCTGGCCGAATGGCTCGCCACTCAGGACATGCTGGACGGCGTCATCGCGCAGAACGAGACCGAGCGGCGCAAGCTGTGGACGCTGCGCGAGGAGATATCGGAAAGCCAGCGCAAGGACGGCCCCAGCATCAAGCACGACATCGCGGTCCCCACCTCCGCGCTGCCGCGGCTGGTCCGCGATTGCGCGGCGGATCTGAACCAGGCCTTTCCCGGCGTGCGCATCGTCGCCTTCGGCCATGCCGGCGACGGCAATCTGCATTACAACGTCAGCTTCACCCGCCCCGGCAACGCCGATCTGTTCGACGACGAACCGGCGGTCAACGCCATCGTCTACGACCACGTCTACCGGCTGGGCGGCACGCTGGCGGCGGAACACGGCGTCGGCCAATTGAAGAAAGACTGGCTGGTCCGCTACAAGGACCCGCTGGCGCTGGAGCTGATGCGGACGATCAAGGCCGCGCTGGACCCGGACGGGCTGATGAATCCGGGCAAGTGGCTGTAG
- a CDS encoding M15 family metallopeptidase — translation MLTLADPSLPAIPLADDPEPFVDLAGYPDWAVDLSRSQIASRSPHFLKARRAVAERLREAARHLPDGLRFYVKEAYRPLARQRRSYDEHLARLRELRPELDEAQLLREASLYVAPPAVAPHPTGAALDLTLIDAAGMELDMGCPFNADSEESGGACYTDSPGLSDQARANRAVLIRAMQAAGFVNYPSEWWHWSYGDRYWAAQTGAPAALYAAVDESLLEAI, via the coding sequence ATGCTGACGCTAGCCGATCCTTCTCTGCCGGCCATCCCGCTCGCCGATGACCCCGAGCCCTTCGTCGACCTGGCCGGCTATCCGGACTGGGCGGTGGACCTGAGCCGCAGCCAGATCGCCAGCCGCAGCCCGCACTTCCTGAAGGCCCGCCGCGCCGTGGCCGAGCGGCTGCGCGAAGCCGCCCGCCATCTGCCCGACGGCCTGCGTTTTTATGTCAAGGAAGCGTATCGCCCGCTGGCCCGCCAACGGCGCTCCTACGACGAGCACCTGGCCCGGCTGCGCGAGCTAAGGCCGGAGCTGGATGAAGCCCAGCTGCTGCGCGAGGCCAGCCTCTACGTCGCGCCGCCGGCGGTCGCCCCGCATCCCACCGGCGCGGCGCTGGACCTGACGCTGATCGACGCCGCCGGCATGGAACTGGACATGGGTTGCCCGTTCAACGCCGACAGCGAGGAATCCGGCGGAGCCTGCTACACCGACAGTCCCGGCCTCTCCGATCAGGCGCGGGCCAACCGCGCCGTGCTGATCCGGGCGATGCAGGCCGCCGGCTTCGTCAATTATCCATCCGAATGGTGGCACTGGTCGTACGGCGACCGCTACTGGGCGGCGCAGACCGGCGCGCCGGCCGCGCTGTACGCCGCCGTGGATGAAAGCCTGCTGGAAGCGATATGA